One stretch of Thermoproteota archaeon DNA includes these proteins:
- a CDS encoding heme transporter CcmC — MRSITAVFLVLTILVVIPTVQYAFAAGDEPGEYLDRRVEIWNLFFRMMTVAFTIGAIVSGTIVWLCWRFRESHPKASPTEYEAKGEW, encoded by the coding sequence ATGAGGAGTATAACAGCAGTATTCTTAGTTTTGACGATTCTAGTAGTAATTCCAACAGTTCAATATGCATTTGCGGCTGGAGATGAGCCTGGAGAATATCTGGATAGACGTGTAGAAATTTGGAATCTTTTCTTTAGAATGATGACTGTAGCATTTACAATTGGCGCCATAGTATCTGGTACTATAGTATGGCTTTGTTGGCGATTTAGAGAATCTCATCCAAAAGCATCTCCAACAGAATATGAAGCAAAGGGAGAATGGTAG
- a CDS encoding cytochrome c oxidase subunit I, which yields MVLELQKPRPIWQIMFSTHHTDVGLLYLITSLAFLFMGGALALAIRLELFLPGSQFIADSMTFNRIFTVHGTTLIFLFILPFASAVGNYFVPIMVRYKDMAYPKLNAIAFWMIPPAGALIWLGFADFTWYATPPYSIISAPGPAADMWIFGLKILGVSSILGAINFVVTIMKCKHPDMSLGQVPLLAWSFLSSSLIILVALPTFAAALLMLLTDRLGVSGFFNPAMGGDPIAYAHLFWFTFHPEVYVLVIPAIGMMYEIIPRFSRKPIFSHSSGIFAFVLLAIVGFSSWAHHMYATGMSFTEKTVFMIGTLAAVPASAMHVFNFLATMWGGRIKFSTPMMWAVGGIALFFSAGAGGVVNSAMPLDFTTHDSYWVVGHFHLFVMGTIAFGSIGYLYYMFPYVTGRMYNEKLGNVHFIMSFIGAVMVFFTQHVLGLFGMPRRIYDYPPIPEWIAMNQIATVGAMLIGVSMAIFLGNMIYSAAKGKPADMDDPWKLGGKYYYPYQNKNPHHD from the coding sequence ATGGTTCTAGAATTACAAAAGCCACGACCAATTTGGCAAATAATGTTCTCCACTCATCACACTGATGTTGGATTACTTTATCTTATTACGTCATTGGCATTTCTCTTTATGGGTGGTGCACTTGCACTTGCAATTAGACTAGAACTATTCTTGCCAGGATCTCAATTCATTGCAGACTCTATGACATTTAATAGAATTTTCACTGTTCATGGTACTACACTGATCTTTTTGTTCATCTTACCATTTGCATCTGCAGTTGGTAACTACTTTGTCCCAATCATGGTTAGATACAAAGACATGGCATATCCAAAACTAAATGCTATAGCATTTTGGATGATTCCACCAGCAGGAGCTCTAATCTGGTTGGGATTTGCTGACTTTACTTGGTATGCAACTCCACCATACTCTATTATCAGCGCTCCTGGTCCAGCTGCCGACATGTGGATCTTTGGACTAAAGATTTTGGGTGTTTCATCAATACTTGGTGCAATTAATTTTGTTGTAACTATAATGAAATGCAAACACCCTGACATGTCACTTGGTCAAGTGCCACTTTTGGCTTGGTCTTTTCTATCCTCATCATTAATTATTCTAGTCGCTCTACCAACATTTGCAGCAGCCTTACTGATGCTATTAACTGATAGATTAGGAGTATCTGGATTCTTCAATCCTGCAATGGGTGGTGACCCAATTGCATATGCTCATCTCTTCTGGTTTACATTCCATCCCGAAGTCTACGTATTGGTAATTCCAGCAATTGGTATGATGTATGAAATTATTCCGCGATTCTCTAGAAAGCCAATATTTAGTCACAGCTCTGGAATCTTTGCATTTGTTCTTTTAGCAATTGTTGGTTTCTCATCATGGGCTCATCACATGTATGCCACAGGAATGTCCTTTACTGAAAAGACAGTATTCATGATAGGAACACTTGCTGCAGTACCCGCATCCGCAATGCACGTCTTTAACTTTTTGGCAACAATGTGGGGTGGCAGAATCAAATTTTCAACTCCTATGATGTGGGCCGTAGGTGGAATTGCATTATTCTTCTCAGCAGGTGCTGGTGGTGTAGTTAACAGTGCAATGCCTTTGGACTTTACAACTCATGACTCTTACTGGGTCGTTGGACACTTCCACTTGTTTGTAATGGGAACAATTGCATTTGGTTCCATTGGTTATCTCTACTACATGTTCCCATATGTTACAGGAAGAATGTATAATGAAAAATTAGGAAATGTTCACTTTATCATGTCATTTATCGGAGCAGTAATGGTCTTCTTTACACAACATGTACTTGGATTGTTTGGAATGCCAAGAAGAATTTACGATTATCCACCAATCCCCGAATGGATTGCAATGAATCAAATTGCAACAGTTGGTGCAATGTTGATTGGAGTTAGCATGGCAATATTCTTAGGTAACATGATTTACAGCGCAGCCAAAGGAAAGCCAGCAGACATGGATGATCCATGGAAGCTTGGAGGCAAATACTATTACCCTTACCAAAACAAGAACCCACATCATGATTAG
- a CDS encoding histidine phosphatase family protein, translating into MTSIIFLRHGQAKNNTERLLAGRTEGVPLTDTGIKQAESIAGFIKEMKVDHIYTSPIQRAKHTAEIVGNHNSIDPIVDERLIELDMGKFTGMKYDDIFSSHGNVFLKFYQGDVEIAHQGVETFAQVKSRVQSIVDHVISQHSGKNIVLVTHMDPIKAMISSVLGLSPERMFELIVANASINVFKEYDGKLSLKAINVMNPSRFDQDW; encoded by the coding sequence TTGACTTCGATCATTTTTCTCAGACATGGTCAGGCCAAAAATAATACTGAACGTCTATTGGCAGGAAGAACAGAAGGCGTTCCTCTAACAGACACTGGTATTAAACAAGCAGAATCCATTGCAGGATTCATCAAGGAGATGAAAGTTGATCACATCTATACTAGTCCAATTCAACGTGCAAAGCACACTGCCGAAATAGTTGGAAATCATAATTCCATTGATCCAATTGTAGATGAACGATTAATTGAGCTAGATATGGGAAAATTTACCGGAATGAAATATGATGACATTTTCTCTAGTCATGGAAATGTTTTTTTGAAATTTTATCAAGGTGATGTTGAAATTGCACATCAAGGAGTTGAGACATTTGCCCAAGTCAAATCTCGGGTTCAAAGTATTGTAGATCATGTGATTTCACAACATTCAGGAAAAAATATTGTCTTAGTAACGCATATGGATCCAATCAAGGCAATGATCTCTTCAGTCCTTGGATTATCTCCTGAAAGAATGTTTGAACTAATTGTTGCAAATGCATCAATTAATGTATTCAAGGAATATGATGGAAAATTATCACTTAAAGCGATTAATGTAATGAATCCATCAAGATTCGATCAGGATTGGTAA